The genomic interval CTGGCTCTGTCTCTAAAGTAAACAGAAGGATGGGGTGGAAGAACCCATTCATGTGAACTACATAGAACTAAataaatataacatatataaatatatattattataactaaataaatatatataaatataaatagaaCGAAACATTACAtataacataaatatatatttgttattagaactaaataaatataacatatataaatataaatatagatatctatataaatatataaaatataaatataacatACAACTAAGTCCTGTTATTGCAGATTTACAACACAACCCTTGTCCTTTAAGGCTACTTTAGGAGACTGCAGTGAAACCATGGGGTTTAGTGGGGCCACTGAAGTCCACACACTCCCAACATAGACATTGATTGTTCTCTTCCTACAGCCTAAAGGAAGCTAAAAagtacaaaagcagatgtttggttctattgctaagggacaaaagcagatgtttggttctattgataagggacaaaagcagatgtttggttctattgataagggacaaaagcagatgtttggttctattGCTaagcagggaagaagcagactgggcaccaaccaaaccctaaggccatgtgtgaagattaaaaggtgaaaggttgaagaagaggaagactcatttacttcatcttgagacccctactcacaagaggaagactctaGAATgaccttctagctcattataatacgaagtgggggtagataataaatatgtataggtgtCTTGAgtaacctaatgcatatgtataccttCAGAGAAGCAATGTAAAGGGAAACCAACCCTTtggagctatccccatgcacctcagtgctggataaaagcatacctactttatgGGCGGTGGAGTCCATccatgcagcagggagagcCTTGTTCCCGTTTCCCTTGGAATTGATCCGGAGGAAACTCCAGGACCAACCTTCCCAACAGTTCCAAGGTGACAGCAGGTATTCCTCATGGCAGCAAAGGGAGACAcggggggatagctcctcctcATGTGTGTCCCTGTATTGTTATACATGGCATCCACATATGGGCACTGGGAATACGACATTGTTTTCCAGGGAGTTTCCCGCATGGATACAAGATTGGGATGGTGGTCTTTAGGGTCTCTTATTTTCCCCAGCTTCATTAATATTACGGCCATAGCAACATCCCATCCTTCTACTTACCAGTTAGTGTTAAGTGTGCCCATCCTGGCCAGCAGGAGTCCCGGATATTCCCCATTCCCAAGTCCTGcttttccattgttttccttaccccttttgtactaaggtcctaAGGACCGGAAACTAAACCAGCTCCCTTCAGGCATCCCAATCATTTTCCATTCCAAAGCCACCAAACTCCCCATCACTGAGAACTGATGACAttccctgctttcctgcctcctcGCATCAGAACAcaggggagcagggaatgaGATATCACctttcataaaaaaacccatgcaatTTCCCGTGGAAAATAGGGCACCAAATGCTAAAACCCAATGGATTTCACCAGGAATCAAGTAACCCCCCCCTTCCTGTGCCCTTTGCCTTTCCCAATCCATGCAGAGCATCCTCAATGACACAGGGGTCTAACCCCTGTGTGACCATGGGCCCCCCTATGTGACCATGGGCCTCCCTATGTCCCCATAggcccccctatatccccatgggcccccctatatccccatgggCCCCCCTATGTGACCATGTgccccctatatccccatgtGCCCCCGATATCTCCACGGGCCCCCCTATGTGACCATGGGCCCCCTTTAGTCCCTGTGATAAACACATcaatgtattggctttcgcaaatcatagaTGTGATTATGGGGATATAAccatacaagtttatagtaacaaacccaaagctcaataaagacggtgaaaagcacactgcgaggaagactgcttacttcatcctcaagacccctacccacatgaggaagactgcttacttcatcctcaagacccctacccacatgaggaagactgcttacttcatcttgaagacccctacccacatgaggaagactgcttacttaaacaaaaccccaagtcTCTTCAGCATTAATGGGACCCACTGAGGGCTGCTCCTGACAAAGCCTCCCCAGGGCCTCATTAAAGCAAGTACCTGTAGGCTGTGATTACAGCAGACAAAGGCAAAGTGCAGGTGTCTGATGGTGAGAACACCCTTGGTGTGTTTGATGAAGCAGAAAGGCCAagccctgagcacagcccttggaGAAGTAGAGCCTgaaatgctgagaatgaaagttcTCCTCCCAGGCCTTGATGAAAGAGGCAAGTGCCATAGGGCAGGGGACAGAGACCTTTTGTTCTCTGGGGCCTTTCAGCCTTGCCAGAATCCtccctcatctctgctgcaggctgtcctGCACTTGCCCATGCCTGCACCTCTGTCCCTTCAGGCTGCTGACACCCATCTTgctttcccagccagctctcccctggcatttctgtcccttcagtcccatctctgCACCCATGGCTGTCTGTGCCTTGAAACACAAAGCCATGGGCTGAGCCAGACTCCCTCTGGGTCACCTCTTGCACCACAAGTCCACCTTTtgacacacatttctctttcctaaccTGGAGTCTGAACCTTCCAGGCTGCACTCTGTAgaggtttccttctcttcctgctaGCAAGAAAACCTCCATCATCTCTGAAGCCACATCCCAAGTAGTGTTACACTGCTACTATAGTGTAAATCCATAAGGTGGAGTGAATATCTCTCATCAAGCTGATCTAAAGGAGGCTTCTAGAGGAATGGGGGATGCCATCAGGATAGAGAACTGAGCACCATGGGAGAGCAGTGGGAAAAGCCAATGGTCTGGATTGAGAACTTGCTGGCAAGAGCCAACAGGAAAGGTGTTGTCCTTGGGTGCAAGGTATCCCATGCTGTGGGGACAGGGcacctcatctgggacagcttcctGCCTGTAGCCCCCTCTCTGCTGCGCACACCCCACTCTCTGCCCGCACTCACCAGTGTCTCACAGGAGCTTTGcacttcccctgcagcagacaCCTGACTGCAGGAGGTTCCTGCATCCTCCAGGCTCAGGGATGGATCCTGCATTCCAGGCGAGTTTGGGCAGTGCAGGAGAGGGAGACAGGAAGGTCGGCTCATGGGGCAGATGAGCAGTGTTCAGGCACCCCCAGCTCTGGGCATTCCCCATGTGCCACACTGAGGCATGTTCCCATCAGGGAAACTTCTCAGACAGCCTCTGGTGTGTCCAGggcctgcagccacactgcaaGAACACCTACTCCTCCTGCACCTACAAGACATCAACTGCTCTCCATTGCTGGGCTCTGTCCTGCTTGTAAGGGTTTGTTAAAGCCCTGAACCATCACCTTGCTTCTTGCTGACTTCCCTCCAGCCTCCTTCACCTCCCTGCACTCTGCTCATTGCCACCAGGAACCAACTGAAGAGTCCAGAAGCTCTCAAGGCTTCCTCAGGGGTGACCATGTTTCTCCATTCCCCATTGCTGGATCCATGGAGTGCCAGGTGTGAGgttcctgcagaggcagagatgcccctgggcagagccctgctgccgggaggggtgtgcagggcagagctgagcacacagcccatgggatgggctctggcagcactgagagggagcagagctgggcacagagcagcagctcctggcagggacagctccaggcagcagagccatgggcagggagtggggggaaagtgcagcccaggcctggggaggctgcgttcaggcagctctcttggtgtctgccttccactgcaggtggctgctggacatgctctgctgggcacaGTCCTTTGCTTCTCCCCATGAGAGCTCCTTGATCTGCCCTCTGaaccctgctgccctgctctcagcacaggacaCGTGTTTGTGGGGGTTCTTCAGATCCATTTGTGTGTGAAGGCATCTTACAGGCAGTGCAAGTGTAAGCACAGGGCAAATGGGAAAGGACTGATGGACACTGCAGCTGTCCAGGGTCTGCACTAAGCCTCAAAGAGCTGAGAACTTCTCCCTGATTCAATATTCATCTGATTTTTGGTCATACAAAGAATGTTTTATACTCCCACAAAGAAACCACCACCTCATCAGTGTCATGTTAGTAAATAAGTGGCACAGTCAAAATAACTCTAAGGCCACGTTGATCTTCTCCCAGACTCATCTCAGTCATGAGTCCATGGAGAGAACTTTACAATAGGTTTGGATTTCATCTGACATCCCTTGTGAACGTCAGAGCTGGACAAATCACTTCTTCAGAGCTAAGATGActtccatcctggccttgaacagtgtaagagatgggacagccacagttTCTCAGGGTACCCTGTGCCAGGTTCCCACCACCcacacagggaacaacttcctCCAAATGTGCAAGTTAAATCCCCCTTTTTTCAGcttaaacccattcccccttgccctgtcactgcacACCCTTGGAAAAagccctctccagatttcttgtaggccctggTTAGGTATGGGCAGATTGGTAAAATgtgtccctggagccttctcttctccaggctgaacacccacatctctcaggctgtcttcatcGCAGACATGATCCACctctcagagcatctttgtgacCCTTCGTTACCCCATCATTGTAGGATCATAAGAGAACAGAGGTTGGAAGCAACCCCAGGAGGTCTTCAGTCCAACCCGTCaggagcagggacagagcaAGTGGTTCAAGGCTTGATTCAGTGTGAGTTGGAAATCCCCAAGGCCAGAGACTGCACAGCCTCTCGGGGTGACCGGATGCAGCATTTGCCTGAGCCTATGGGAACAAGGTTTCCTTCTGTCCTGGCTCAACCTCTCCTCTCTCACTATCCCCCATTGCCTTTTGTCCTCCCACCAGGCACCATGGAGAGGAGCCTGACTCTGTAttctccatgtcctccttgcTGGTAGAGGCAGCCAGACCACAACAGCCTTCCCAAGATCTCAGGTCCCCATCAGCCTTCCCTTCTGCAGGCTGGACAAGCCCAGCTCCCCAGGCCTCTCCCCACAGGCAccatgctccagtccctgcctGTCCTGAGGGCCCATTGCCAAACCCAGTCCTGATTGCCAATAGCATTCCTGAACTGGGGATCTGAAACCTGGATGCagtatcccagagcatcccttcccttgttctcctgcagtgctcctgctcatacagcccacgatgctgctgtcctcccttgctgccagggcacagctgcctcctgtccagctcctgcccacccagacctttcccatgggctgctcccagccaggcagccccaggCTGGGCCATTGCAGGGCAGTCCCCTGCAGGGACCCCTgtgtcccctgctctcctgcccaggacaccctgagagctctgcagccccccccatgccatcccatctcctcacaccagcacaacagctccGACCCTTGGGCTCCTcaagagctcttcctgctccaggcacagagcagccatcccagagctggagcagccacaaagctgctttcattccccttcattCCTGCTATGGGATGACACATCACAGAAGAAGATGCTGCAGGATGGTTTATTGTGCTTAAATGGAATGAGATACCCGATTGACACCAAGGCTGTGGGTCAGACAAGATGCATGGATACGTAAGTAGCAGGGAATGAAAAATGACATGTCTTTGAAAACAGCATCATCACAAGTAGAAAAACGAAAACAGCTGGAAAGCAACAAAGACAGATGTGCCCTGTCATGACCTATACTTGGAGCCCTTTGCAGAGGACAGCAGGCAGTGTGTGGCTGATCAAACACATTCAGTCAGCAGCTTCCTCATTGCATCCTTGAGATCCtggttcctcaggctgtagatgagggGGTTCACTACTGGAGGCACCACTGAGtacagcactgacagcaccagatcctgggatggggaggagatggaggggggCTTCAGGTAGGCAAATGCCACAGTGCTGACAAACAGGGAGACCACAGCCAGGTGAGGAAGGCACGTGGAAAAGGCTTTGTGGCGTCCCTGCTCAGAGGGgatcctcagcacagccctgaagaTCTGCACATAGGAACCCACAATGAACACAAAACAGCCAAATACTACACAGATATCAATCACAAGAAACCCAACTTCCCTGAGGTAGGATTGTGAGCAGGAGAGCTTGAGGATCGGGGGgatttcacagaagaactgctccacagcattgcctctgcagaggggtagtgaaaatgtattggctgtgtgcagcagagcaTTGAGAAAGCCACTggcccaggcagctgctgccatgtggacacaagctctgctgcccagcagggTCCCGTAGTGCAGGGGCTTGCAGATGGCCACATAGCGGTCATAGGACATGACAGTGAGGACAGAATACTCTGCTGacatgaaaaagacaaagaaaaagagctgtgcagcacaacCTGTGTAGGAGATGGCCCTGGTGTCCCAGAGGGAATTGGCCATGGATTTGGGCACAGTGGtgaggatgcagcccaggtccagcagggagaggttgagcaggaagaagtacatgggggtgtggaggtgctggtcgcaggctgtgctggtgatgatgAGGCCGTTGCCCAGGAGCGCAGCCAGGGAGATGCCCAGGAAGAGCCAGAagtgccagagctgcagctcccgcGTGTGTGCgaatggcaggaggaggaagtgggtgatggagctgccgttggacatctgctgcctctgggcATGGGCACTGTCATGGAAGAAACAGGCAGTGATGGGTTAGGACAGGAGGGATGTCAGATACAGAAGTGCAATTTACACACTCATTACTGAGCACATTTTAGTAGGAGAGAAGAGGCTCACTGTCATCATTAGAAATGTCATTAGACCACTAAGGCTTCTCCCTTGGTACAATCTGAAGTGCATTTTATCAGGCAAAAAATCTCAGCTCTTTATAGCttagtgcagagccaggacagctgcaGTGTCCATCGGTCCTTTCCCATTTGCCTGTGCTTACATTTGCACTGCCTGTAAGATGCCTTCACACACAAATGGATCTGAAGAACCCCCACAAACACGtgtcctgtgctgagagcagggcagcagggttCAGAGGGCAGATCAAGGAGCTCTCATGGGGAGAAGCAAAGGACtgtgcccagcagagcatgtccagcagccacctgcagtggaaggcagacaccaagagagctgcctgaacgcagcctccccaggcctgggctgcactttccccccactccctgcccatggctctgctgcctggagctgtccctgccaggagctgctgctctgtgcccagctctgctccctctcagtgctgccagagcccatcccatgggctgtgtgctcagctctgccctgcacacccctcccggcagcagggctctgcccaggggcatctctgcctgtgcaggggctcaggagcagctcacacaagTCCTGACAAGACTCTCGCTgccttctccaaagcacagaagtgaattcccagctcccactgcccaaCCTGCCCACCAAGAGTGAAAACATCAAAGCTCTGGATCCTTCCTACTAAGGCAAATGCTGCCTCAGTGTCTTTCAGAAGGACCCTCTGCAAATGTGCTCAGAGTGATGtggagctctgagcagccctgaCTCACACAGAACCCTCTCCATGCACAAGAACACTTCCCTTTCCCTGACAGGAGtgttccttcccctcctcaacTTCCTCCTCAGCACTGTGGGagctcccagtcaggctgagtGCTGACCCTGGCAAGCAGCAGAGTCCCTGCCCCTGCACAcagcccctgggctgcagggaccctgctCGCAAGGACAGCGCTGGGCACCCCTGGCTGCACACCCAcattcacagcctgcagccagcacaaccCGGCACAAGGGAcctgccttgtcctgtccctgccatggtgcagagggaagccctgctctgcaccacatcctcctccttatCTACACACAGAAACCAAGAGAGTCCTCCTGACACATCCCATGGACTGtcccaggcagcagcttgaggagatccctgcagcagctgcagctgcattgccctgcacccacagccttaccatgcacagggctgggaaggtTTCTCCTGCAGGGAGCTCTCAGCATCCTCCACTGCCAAGTGCCTTTAAGCTCTCTGAGGCTCACAGGTCTGCCCTgggtcccagctcagcagcagaggccCAGCCCAAggtggctctgcctctgcccctCTGGGCTCCCTCCAGGCCTCCCTTGGGCTCCAGGGGAACCCCATGGCAAACAGCCTGAAGCAAGCACTGATGCTCCCTCCCTCAGCTGCAGACACACTGCCTTCCTGCACTGACATTGCTCTGAGGAGACACAGTTTGGTCTGAACAACAAGAGTctgtagaatcatggaaccatttaggttggaaaagacccttaagaacATCGAGTCCAGCATTAACAGAACACTGCAAGTCAACACATTAACCATGTCCTTTAGAACATGTATTTTACGtacctgcagggatggtgacacaACCACTtctgtgggcagcctgtttcttgTGCCATCATCAGACAGGACAGACAGGTCAGGACAGGCTGGGATCTCCTTTACCCCTGCTGAAGGAAGGGATCCAGCCTGGTCAGTTGATACATCTCATCCTAGGACTGTAGgcctggggctggaaggggactCAGCTCCTTCCCATGAACACCACAAACCCACAGGAGGTCTCACTTCCTCAGAAGGTGAAAATGTGCCATTATATAGATGATGTCTTAATCAGAGGAGATTGCCCCCAGgaactgcagcaacagcagtgtgGCAAGCACTCCATGGTGCAGAAGTTGAAGTTCCACCTAAGCAATGtcagaaaccaagcagaaaCCAGTCAAATCAGGGGGTACGTGGTtagcagcactgcagtgattGCTGCAGACAccttcagagaaacagaacaggGGCAGATGCCCCACTCTGGGAAGGAATTACAACAGCTTATGGGTCCTCCAGGATACTGGAGGAAATATGGCCTTGGATTCTCTATCATTGCTCTCCCACTGTACTCACTGTTATGAAAAACATGGGAATAGAATCCAGAGCATGAGGAAGCAGGAAATACCTAATACAGGAATTAAAATCATACCAGTCACTGGGGCCTGTACATCCCCAACAGCCTCTCATAGCAGAATGGGGGTTTGCAGCGCATGGCTCTTCCTGTGACCTGTTGAAATCGGCCCTGATGGAACAAAAACAACTTTAATGTTCAAGTCACCTCTGAACCAAGGAATTCAGACTCTTGCCTTTAGTCCCAGCGTTACAACAGCCTTTCAAACCCTCACAGGTTTAGAAGCACCTCCCTTCACCCAGAGAACACCAACAGAAAACCCCTGGTTCACCAGTGCCTCAGCAGAAagggtcacagaatcatggaatcaaccaggttggaacagacctttaagctcatccagtccagtccttaccccagcactgctgaggccaccactaacccatggcactgagggtgtgtgcacacttgcagggacggtgactccatcactgccctgggcagcctgttccaatgcctgagcaccctctgggcaaggaattgttcctcagctccatctaaacctgcagcttgaggccggttcctcctgtccca from Melopsittacus undulatus isolate bMelUnd1 unplaced genomic scaffold, bMelUnd1.mat.Z mat_scaffold_72_arrow_ctg1, whole genome shotgun sequence carries:
- the LOC117438853 gene encoding olfactory receptor 14C36-like produces the protein MSNGSSITHFLLLPFAHTRELQLWHFWLFLGISLAALLGNGLIITSTACDQHLHTPMYFFLLNLSLLDLGCILTTVPKSMANSLWDTRAISYTGCAAQLFFFVFFMSAEYSVLTVMSYDRYVAICKPLHYGTLLGSRACVHMAAAAWASGFLNALLHTANTFSLPLCRGNAVEQFFCEIPPILKLSCSQSYLREVGFLVIDICVVFGCFVFIVGSYVQIFRAVLRIPSEQGRHKAFSTCLPHLAVVSLFVSTVAFAYLKPPSISSPSQDLVLSVLYSVVPPVVNPLIYSLRNQDLKDAMRKLLTECV